In one window of Candidatus Thermoplasmatota archaeon DNA:
- a CDS encoding winged helix-turn-helix transcriptional regulator — MTSRVLVIVAVLVAFAAPAAAEEIGLGRHDFKVEGTDLVADTDRLAQRDLDAGAAADVAVKDVDLAFEGPACRVADAASPSCSKGHVDYAAGIEIRRLEVEADVGLFEQGASAAPAEVDVASVPAPADEGLPATTVLVVAAGAAASGLAGWLAWRGLKFGLLGLGLYSFISDDELLDDENRARIFALIKAEPGVSTKDVANRLGLAWGTVTHHLLKLERRRFVTSRKYGKYRRYFANGAAPTDERKDVVAVLRLPRTADVAALIRNNPGMTQKEAGDRLGVSSSTVLWHVRRLESVALVRKLREGKLVRYFPTERYDTAASQAAASS, encoded by the coding sequence TTGACGTCGCGCGTCCTCGTCATCGTCGCCGTCCTCGTCGCCTTCGCGGCGCCCGCCGCCGCCGAGGAGATCGGCCTCGGCCGCCATGACTTCAAGGTCGAGGGTACCGACCTCGTCGCGGACACCGACCGCCTCGCCCAGCGCGACCTCGACGCGGGCGCGGCGGCGGACGTCGCCGTGAAGGACGTCGACCTCGCCTTCGAAGGTCCGGCGTGCCGCGTCGCGGACGCAGCCTCGCCCTCGTGCAGCAAAGGCCACGTGGATTACGCGGCCGGCATCGAGATCCGGAGGCTCGAGGTCGAAGCCGACGTCGGCCTTTTCGAGCAAGGCGCCTCGGCGGCCCCCGCGGAGGTCGACGTGGCGTCGGTCCCGGCCCCCGCGGACGAGGGGCTCCCCGCGACCACCGTCCTCGTCGTCGCGGCGGGCGCCGCAGCCTCCGGCCTTGCCGGGTGGCTCGCCTGGCGCGGACTCAAGTTCGGCCTCCTCGGCCTCGGGCTCTACTCCTTCATCAGCGACGACGAGCTCCTCGACGACGAGAACCGCGCCCGCATCTTCGCGCTCATCAAGGCGGAGCCCGGCGTGTCCACGAAGGACGTCGCGAACCGCCTCGGCCTCGCCTGGGGCACCGTCACCCACCACCTCCTCAAGCTCGAGCGCCGCCGCTTCGTCACCTCGCGCAAGTACGGCAAGTACCGCCGGTACTTCGCGAACGGCGCGGCTCCCACGGACGAGCGCAAGGACGTGGTGGCCGTGCTGCGCCTCCCGCGCACGGCCGACGTCGCGGCGCTCATCCGCAACAACCCGGGCATGACCCAGAAGGAGGCCGGCGACCGCCTCGGCGTCTCGTCCTCCACCGTCCTGTGGCACGTCCGCCGGCTCGAGTCCGTCGCCCTCGTCCGCAAGCTCCGGGAAGGCAAGCTCGTGCGCTACTTCCCGACCGAGCGCTACGACACGGCCGCCTCGCAGGCCGCCGCTAGCTCCTGA
- a CDS encoding DUF892 family protein, producing MAEKISSPAELFAHELKDIYDAEHKLVEALGTLAKETKDREAKEAFESHREETQNQIGRLDQIFEMIGKEPSRGEGCEGIDGLLEEKRSFGRKNPAPPVLEMFNLSAAAKTERYEITAYESLIRLARNLGHEEAVDLLEETLEEEETALETVNGLAERRPAEAAESKTTRTS from the coding sequence ATGGCGGAAAAGATCTCGTCGCCGGCCGAACTCTTCGCGCACGAACTCAAGGACATCTACGACGCCGAGCACAAGCTCGTCGAGGCGCTCGGAACGCTCGCGAAGGAGACGAAGGATCGCGAGGCGAAGGAAGCCTTCGAATCCCACCGCGAGGAGACGCAGAACCAGATCGGTCGCCTCGACCAGATCTTCGAGATGATCGGAAAGGAGCCCAGCCGGGGCGAGGGTTGCGAGGGCATCGACGGGCTCCTGGAGGAGAAGCGCTCCTTCGGCCGGAAGAATCCCGCGCCCCCCGTGCTCGAGATGTTCAACCTCTCGGCCGCGGCGAAGACCGAGCGCTACGAGATCACCGCGTACGAGAGCCTCATCCGCCTCGCGCGGAACCTCGGCCACGAGGAAGCGGTGGACCTCCTCGAGGAGACGCTCGAGGAGGAGGAGACCGCCCTCGAGACCGTGAACGGCCTCGCCGAGCGCCGTCCCGCCGAGGCGGCCGAGTCGAAGACGACGCGCACGTCGTGA
- the tgtA gene encoding tRNA guanosine(15) transglycosylase TgtA produces the protein MRPTFEIVARDGAGRLGRFKTAHGVVTTPTLLPVINPNLRLIEASAMRAMGAEMVITNSYIIRKKEALRERALAEGVRSVIGWDGPVMTDSGTFQTYVYGDGLDIDPREIVRFQRDIGVDVGTILDIFSTPDRTHAEAADDVARTVVRAREATADKGDAMALACTVQGSVYPDLRAACARAYRDDASIGADFHPIGGVVPLMEQQRYATLVDAIVAAKMNLDPSRPVHLFGAGHPLVFPFAALLGCDFFDSASYAKYAKDGRMIFEDGTRHLADLEEIPCACAVCSRYSAAELKKAPEAERTALLAEHNLRVSFAEVRRVRQAIRAGDLWELVEMRARAHPALLDALKAIARHADWLETLEPVSKRSAFFYAGPESVARPDARRARERLLSRWDPRGRTVVVMPPGAKPASMTYAPILARLDLARCAPAVRSMFGLVPFELDEAYPFAQSVEPRDPDREAFDTLAAFETEFAKRHGVAIVEAEAAGDGFDGPASADFDLLRVRAVADHQFGPGAGLALLDGNAEVGKSRRTDKIRTVHVDGEHVLSMRAEDGHFTLKLAGAKRLHAALPAPRLRVVVHDDSVPFNRDGKSAFAKFVLACDPALRAGDECLVVDGADNLVGCGQLTLAPSEIPYFRSGPAVHVREGLRIPGPP, from the coding sequence GTGCGCCCCACCTTCGAGATCGTCGCGCGCGACGGCGCCGGACGACTCGGCCGCTTCAAGACGGCCCACGGCGTCGTGACCACGCCGACCCTCCTTCCCGTCATCAATCCGAATCTCCGCCTCATCGAGGCCTCGGCCATGCGCGCGATGGGCGCCGAGATGGTCATCACGAACTCCTACATCATCCGCAAGAAGGAGGCGCTGCGGGAGAGGGCGCTCGCGGAGGGCGTGCGGAGCGTGATCGGCTGGGACGGGCCCGTCATGACGGATTCGGGCACGTTCCAGACCTACGTGTACGGCGACGGGCTCGACATCGACCCGCGCGAGATCGTCCGGTTCCAGCGCGACATCGGCGTCGACGTGGGCACGATCCTCGACATCTTCTCGACGCCCGACCGGACGCACGCCGAGGCCGCCGACGACGTCGCCCGCACCGTCGTCCGGGCGCGCGAGGCGACCGCGGACAAGGGCGACGCGATGGCGCTCGCGTGCACCGTGCAGGGCTCCGTGTATCCCGACCTGCGCGCGGCCTGCGCGCGCGCCTATCGCGACGACGCTTCGATCGGGGCGGACTTCCACCCGATCGGCGGGGTCGTGCCGCTCATGGAGCAGCAGCGCTACGCGACCCTCGTCGACGCGATCGTCGCCGCGAAGATGAACCTCGATCCCTCCCGTCCTGTGCACCTTTTCGGCGCGGGCCACCCGCTCGTGTTCCCCTTCGCCGCGCTCCTCGGCTGCGACTTCTTCGACTCCGCGAGCTACGCGAAGTACGCGAAGGACGGCCGCATGATCTTCGAGGACGGCACGCGCCACCTCGCCGATCTCGAGGAGATTCCGTGCGCGTGCGCGGTTTGTTCCCGGTACTCGGCCGCCGAGCTCAAGAAGGCCCCAGAGGCCGAGCGCACGGCGCTCCTCGCGGAGCACAACCTGCGCGTCTCGTTCGCGGAGGTCCGCCGCGTGCGGCAGGCGATCCGCGCGGGCGACCTCTGGGAGCTCGTCGAGATGCGCGCTCGCGCGCATCCCGCGCTCCTCGACGCGCTCAAGGCCATCGCGCGCCACGCGGATTGGCTGGAGACGCTCGAGCCCGTCTCCAAGCGCAGCGCGTTCTTCTACGCGGGGCCCGAGAGCGTCGCGCGCCCCGATGCGCGCCGCGCGCGCGAGCGGCTGCTTTCGCGCTGGGACCCGCGCGGGCGGACGGTCGTCGTGATGCCCCCGGGCGCCAAGCCCGCGAGCATGACGTACGCTCCGATCCTCGCGCGCCTCGACCTCGCGCGATGCGCCCCCGCGGTGCGCTCGATGTTCGGGCTCGTTCCGTTCGAGCTCGACGAAGCCTATCCGTTCGCGCAGAGCGTCGAGCCGCGCGACCCGGACCGGGAGGCGTTCGACACGCTTGCCGCCTTCGAAACGGAGTTCGCGAAGCGTCACGGCGTCGCGATCGTCGAAGCCGAGGCCGCGGGGGACGGGTTCGACGGCCCCGCGAGCGCGGACTTCGACCTTCTCCGCGTGCGCGCCGTCGCCGACCACCAGTTCGGCCCCGGCGCGGGCCTCGCGCTTCTCGATGGAAACGCCGAGGTCGGCAAGTCGCGCCGCACGGACAAGATCCGGACCGTCCACGTGGACGGCGAGCACGTCCTTTCGATGCGCGCCGAGGACGGGCACTTCACGCTCAAGCTCGCGGGGGCGAAGCGCCTCCACGCCGCCCTCCCCGCCCCGCGCCTCAGGGTCGTCGTGCACGACGACTCGGTCCCGTTCAACCGCGACGGGAAGAGCGCCTTCGCGAAGTTCGTCCTCGCGTGCGATCCGGCCCTCCGGGCGGGGGACGAGTGCCTCGTGGTCGACGGCGCCGACAACCTCGTCGGATGCGGGCAGCTCACGCTTGCGCCTTCGGAGATTCCCTACTTCCGGAGCGGACCCGCCGTCCACGTGCGTGAAGGTCTGCGGATCCCCGGGCCTCCTTGA
- a CDS encoding helix-turn-helix domain-containing protein, producing the protein MPVTDARIARLREFGLSEYAARAYLALLDLGVTEARDVSALGKVPTSKIYHVLDQLHAKGLVEILPEFPKKYAPLPFAAFLDALTREHETAVATIRLGREKLEEEFRIFGDADVGDRGAFSVIRGRRNVMAKIREIMSGAESEVFVLGTPRGSSRVRYLNDVVNDVVARGVKIRVLSPITPDSLPRLLRFANRAEIRGRTTETAEGLNVGIYIADNRRALVVTFVPDDESPVAGKDVGFITDQAAVVASLMALLEPQWAKSPELALERRIIEEGAERPFTNIISGEKPVRDAHAASLARGARRIRYASAMPQRILTEVDRANTTALVNGGVTLLVITNIDSIDALRSIESFGADISGAIEWRHLDPDAFSRFTIYDDREALFSVGPTSNPTGNLEGEVWIHTNNPTTVKALCEAFDRRWSDSVSLEQRRRELEIFPRVTPRAVGIGRLFDSIRDAVVVADAEGRILFGNAAAQSLMGWPRRDLAKLTLGDIFPDGLPETPILPTGSPDAPVLPAKARLKDGVATVEVTQTRFEDGTSPLTVVMARNRSPLPKP; encoded by the coding sequence ATGCCGGTGACGGATGCGAGGATCGCTCGGCTCAGGGAATTCGGCCTCAGCGAATACGCCGCGCGCGCTTATCTCGCGCTCCTCGACCTCGGCGTGACCGAGGCGCGCGACGTCTCCGCGCTCGGGAAAGTCCCGACGAGCAAGATCTACCACGTGCTCGACCAGCTCCACGCGAAGGGCCTCGTGGAGATTCTCCCGGAGTTCCCGAAGAAGTACGCGCCCCTTCCCTTCGCCGCGTTCCTCGATGCGCTCACGCGCGAGCACGAGACGGCGGTCGCCACCATCCGTCTCGGTCGCGAGAAGCTCGAAGAGGAGTTCCGCATCTTCGGCGACGCCGACGTCGGAGACCGCGGAGCGTTCTCCGTCATCCGCGGCCGCCGCAACGTGATGGCGAAGATCCGCGAGATCATGAGCGGCGCCGAGTCCGAGGTCTTCGTTCTCGGGACGCCGCGCGGATCTTCCCGGGTCCGATACCTGAACGACGTCGTGAACGACGTGGTCGCCCGCGGCGTCAAGATCCGCGTGCTGTCGCCGATCACGCCGGATTCGCTTCCCCGCCTTCTTCGATTCGCGAACCGGGCCGAGATCCGCGGTCGAACGACGGAGACGGCCGAAGGTCTCAACGTCGGCATCTACATCGCCGACAACCGGCGCGCGCTCGTCGTCACCTTCGTTCCGGACGACGAGAGCCCCGTCGCGGGCAAGGACGTCGGCTTCATCACGGACCAGGCGGCCGTCGTCGCCTCGCTCATGGCGCTCCTCGAGCCCCAGTGGGCGAAGTCGCCGGAGCTCGCCCTCGAGCGCCGCATCATCGAGGAAGGGGCCGAGCGTCCGTTCACGAACATCATCTCGGGCGAGAAACCCGTCCGGGACGCCCACGCCGCCTCGCTCGCGCGGGGCGCGCGTCGGATCCGGTATGCGTCGGCGATGCCGCAGCGGATCCTGACCGAAGTGGACCGGGCGAACACGACCGCGCTCGTGAACGGGGGCGTCACGCTTCTCGTCATCACCAACATCGATTCGATCGACGCCTTGCGGAGCATCGAAAGCTTCGGGGCCGATATCAGCGGCGCGATCGAGTGGCGGCACCTCGATCCGGACGCGTTCAGCCGGTTCACCATCTACGACGACCGGGAAGCGCTCTTCTCCGTCGGTCCGACGTCGAACCCCACCGGAAACCTCGAAGGCGAGGTGTGGATCCACACGAACAACCCGACCACGGTCAAGGCGCTCTGCGAGGCGTTCGACCGGCGGTGGTCCGATTCCGTCTCGCTTGAGCAGCGCCGGCGCGAGCTCGAGATCTTCCCGCGCGTGACCCCCCGCGCGGTCGGCATCGGCCGCCTGTTCGACTCGATCCGCGACGCCGTGGTCGTCGCGGACGCGGAAGGGAGGATCCTCTTCGGCAACGCGGCCGCGCAGTCGCTCATGGGGTGGCCCCGCCGGGACCTCGCGAAGCTCACCCTCGGCGACATTTTTCCCGACGGGCTCCCCGAAACCCCGATCCTTCCGACGGGCTCCCCGGACGCGCCCGTCCTCCCGGCGAAGGCGCGCCTCAAGGACGGTGTCGCGACCGTGGAGGTCACGCAGACGCGCTTCGAGGACGGTACGTCGCCCCTCACGGTCGTGATGGCGCGGAACCGGTCGCCCCTGCCGAAGCCGTGA